tttatctatacaaaagataTCAGTGTATTCAGTTGTTGTTAAATGtggctaaaaaaaactttaatatctttcattatgtttcaattgatatatatttatttccgatttctgaaaaaatataattttgagttGAGTCACTTTTGTACTGGATGTGcgatatatactttatgaggtcacaaatgaagaaattaaaaacggaatgacaaacttatacatataccattgcttgccactcatggtgaagggtataaacatGTCTAtcgtatttctaaaaattttaatttttaaaataaattgtaatacaaATTATCTACACGTacttatattgaattttataaaaacaggcAGCAAAACTTGAAGTTTGtcaataaaattacaaattaactGCAAGTAATTCATGTCACcgatttttacattttgtttttgtgggaaatttttatttaagggaataaaataatattcttatgccatattcttatttaattttggtggaaaatatgattgtcacaaaaaatgtaaatttttggcTTTCACATGTATTTAAtcacatttacatacatttttaatgattgaaattaacaataaatatttttgtttttaataaaattatcagtCGATTTACTAATTCCGATTACAATTTTCTTCAGACCATGTTTCAAAGTTCATAAACAAAtagattaataaaaaaaaaacaaataattccaAAAAAGCGTTCATTATAAATACTACAAAATCATACCTGCCGATTGTAGGTTTGGTGTTCGCATAAGGGAAAGGTATATTTGAGGACGTCCATCAAAatcagaattatttaaaatttcacgcACTCCTTCGGCGCAATGAACTGCCACGACTGGAAATGGTCCCATAAAAAAGCCAACAATATCGGAATTAtaccattttgaaaattttaaaacaccTTTATGTAAATACTTAAAATCCGATAACATCATGAACAAATAACTTCCAAACAAAGGAATACGAGGTGGTCCTAAATTTTtataggaatatttttttaatttcattattaaattaaacattttttaatgtttcttaTTACTGACCAGGTGGAAAACCTTCTGGCCTATATGTACAGAACTTATATAAggcatatataaaaattattacacaAATACCCGATAATATTGAAgttaacatttttcttatattttttttatcttaaaatttttaattaaaaataattcatatttgtttaatatgaaTACGAATGCTTCACTGCACGATaactaaatgaaattaaatcgtTTGTGCTTACAGATTTTGTTGtctggttatttttttcttttttattaaaattatatattttgcgAATAAAAATCACGAAGTTATTTTTATggtatataatattaaataatacttcaaacgaatcatttaAAACACATGCATAAAGATAACAATTATAAAGATGCAATACACAAAGTGTTTGTCAAAATTCGTTTATCGGTTCAATGAATGGGTCATAATATTGTCCCATGTATGTTTGCAGCTATAAACCTCAGTATAAGggatattattaaaatgtgtTTCCATGTTTaatataatgtatatatatatgataTACTacatatacttatgtatgtatatactatacacaatatattaaaatatataaaatcgtaattgtttaaacatttcttgTCTTAATACTTATCTATAATATACTTTTAAGACAATTGTGCATACGACTGCATTGTACAAACATTCACACAAATTAATACTTATTCAGCAAtttgaaggaaaaaaaaacaaagaatgtttatgttgttatatttattttaatcttaAATTTATATTCCTTACACGatcattttgtattaaaataattaaagatttatgaatataaaaattgttttttgtttcaaatctGAACTTGTCTAGAATTGTATATTACTTTATAAATGTTGTTTACTTATATCAAAGattcgaaaaaataaattcttttaaactttttcgaaatcaaaataaattcgTCTCTCTTAAACATTCCGTTAATGAATTAATTATGATTTAATTTATAGGCTGTactttaaatgtattgaattcactCCTatgagaattcattatttatagtattaatttcttattgaatcattaacatttttaaattaacataatagctttaaatctattttttcaattttgtaaatgattaaaagaaacaaaactgaatgaagaacaaatattttaattcaatttgtattagatttgaattaataaaaatttaatcactcaaatgttgaatgaattctgttatgaatttattcaacgatgaatgaatttaattaaattattttaaaagaagcTAATGGATTAAATGTTGGAATGGATTCATTGAATGAgttaattccgaattaagatgTTTGTGAATAAAGCTCAAATTGAATCAATTAATTTGAAGCTCTTATTACAAGACATACGCATGTAgtataacattaaaataatttaagaaattattttattaatttttaaggacatttacaaatttaaaaaaggtaacTTCACgctaattcaaaaaaaaaaaatatttatttttgtaagattgaaattgtaaattttttttggttactaCATAGAAttacttgtattttttaatcaaaattgcgAGTTTATTGTTGTGCACATTATTTCATGTTATATAGTACTATAAACATGTTATCGCCTATAAACATTTATAGGTCAAATTTgatagcaaatattttattgaatatgaaggatatatatgtatgtatgtatttgaattttaaaattctaataattgtacgcatattattattttctttggaaatgtttgtaaaaataattacatcATTTTGCCTGAAAGAAAACATACAAACACAAAAATTCATGTTATATTCTAAAAATGGATTCCTCTGGTAACAAATAAAATGCAATATCTAGCACTTTTTTTagtgatttattaaatttatttttgagtcTTGTAAATAGtacaaaaagtatttaaatagtTTGACACATTATAAGCATTAATCGATAAAAGTGTTTGttataaacttaattttatattaattgtaaaataatggtaaaaatttaaaaaaaaattcttcgaaAAAGGAACTAAATAAGGTTCataattaatagtttttattaaaacaaaatattttttttttcttaatagtAATTATTACATATTGCTCACTTAATACAAGACGCCCTTAACTCAAAATGTTGAAGTGTGTAGTAAGAAACTATTCTCTATTTGAAATATTCAAGTTATGTATATAATCGTTAGTATTACTCCTAAACCATCATTTCAGAATTACATCCGTAATAAGGTGAGTGCGTCGCTCAAATTTACAAGAAGTGTCAAAAAGTTCTAATAAAATGCactatattcaaatttaaataagtttttgttaatttcccttttttcatataataaatAGAATacatatcataaaaataaataagtaaaatttcgtccaacttaagaaaatatatatgagTTTGACTTGtcatattctaattcctaagAATAATAAGTTAAAAATGATATTAacaatagaccttgacaataaagattgttgatgacgtctttggcagggtagaaaatgcattccaatttgccaattgtcgaataattaattttcagtgatattctttgaattattacgaataattataataaatgaacttaagccaaattaaaatttactttcaaattatataaaaaatataattatttatttttatttcatttatttgtaatacaaaGCCTAAAAAGgccaaaataattatattacatagcaaataattataattataaataatgtttgacAGATGCATTACAAGGCGATTTAATGATCAGCTTATTTTATGCTGTCACTTTATTATATCGAAAATATCGTTATtgttattctataaataattcataattgagtttattgaaatgAGCAGAagttaaattgtaaaataatgtCACCTGTctcaataaatttttgtatatattattcATAATATAAGTCAGACCGACATTAGTTAAAATGTCGTCAccgaaataatacaaattagCGTAGCCAACCttgatatttaattattaaagttAGAGGACATAGAATAAACTCACGGAAAGGAAGGAGAGAGAAAtgtcaatgaaaaaaaattaacaaaatacttATCTTTTCacactgtattttttttttttttttgaatttcgacAATCTTGAATTAAGTGATCgatatacaataataaaatgtatatgtatgttaaataatatatgtaattaaattatttaaagtattattggcaagaattaaaaaattatacatatttttactttttagtaCGATTGACAATGCAAATAAAGTAagtattacattttttattgttagTTTGTTGACACGCAagcaagttttcttttaaagtattcattattatttaaacgaACAAAATCTTTAGACGTTAATAATACTGCAaacttataattaaattaacttATGTTAATAATACATAGCTGTAGAAAttgacaaaaaatagttttaattaataataaaaaagtaactGATCGCTCGTGAGTTTTTAATAATAGCagtgttttccaattttaaaatgtgttcaatgaaaatttgaataatttggtTAACAATGCTGCTAACTAATAGAGCATTCTGAAACAAATATGTGACCGGCTTTACGAATACCCCTTGAAATTGTGAATCCGGCTAAGTTGTGATTTGAAAGTTACATTGagtaattataacaaaacaaaagaaaataggttaactttgaaactggatttttttgataaaataatcaaataatttgtttattatatcaTATTTGATTTCAAACAATAGTGAAGTTGCAGGTCATTACTTGGATATTATTGATAACATGTCAAGAGTCACCGTATGATAAATATGTAAGCAATCAGTACATACTTCTTGAGCAGAGGTATGTGTCTTGATAAATACTTAGTTATGGCCtgatttaaaaatgtgtatGATTTCACTCagtattcataattttttgagaCAAGACACACTTGTTCTAGacttaaattttagtttgaCATTTCGTTTATAAAATCCACAATATGTAATTATTTGCGCCCCAGTAAGGGCCCTATTTAGAAATAAAGCatagaatttcgaaaattataattttttacagagaagatgcaaatttttcagaactCAATTTCACAGGACATTtctccattattttttttttttttttcaaatatatgaaTAATTCGAAATTAACGTCTAACTCCCAGTAACATAAAGaatggttatgttttaactaatagttatactaacagttttcatataaaaataattttaaccgacagtataactattagttaaggcttcgtgttaatgggggttattGTAATTTAATTGTTCATTTACTCATatcatacacatacatatgtgtacCGATTTgaacttaaacaaatttatataggtattatccaaatattttatcatGCACACCAAAATTCATTAAATCGATTTACGATTCTGATACATATGGACATTTATGCTTTATAAAGCATAGAACGCATATTGCGGAAATTTATCGCTTATTatgatgggtataaaaatgaactttAGAAGTTTGTTATCCCAGGCATAGTAATCCACATTCAATTTGATAactaattcataaatatttattatcataGGTATAACACTGCTATCATTAAGCACACAACCGTTCCTTCTTTGCCTGTAAAActacaaattaattatttttcttttttggtttcTTGGGATTACGAGAACGAGACTTAGCTTTACATAATGGGCAAATGGGAGCATTACGATGTATTTGTTGATGGCATGAAAGACACGATTTCATGGGAGGCGGCTGTTGTCTTAAGTTGACATTGAAATCGGAGCGAAAAGTAGGATGATGTCCTAATCCTATGGAAGGAGCTTGTTGCAGACGACTGGAGGGAGGTGGTGGAGGAGGTGGTGCTGAAAAATCTCCTTTACCCAAACGTACAGCGGAAGAAGCATTTGTTCCGGAGCCCGGAGGAGCAGGTGGCATAAAAGCATGACCTCCAGTGGGTGGCGCTCCTGGATTAGCGCCCACACTATTTGGTGCTGAAGGCGGCAATGCGGTGACAGTCGCTTCGGGCATCAATGGATGTCTGGGATGGGGTCTAGCCAATGAAGAGGCTTGATTTGACGAAGCAGCTGCTGCCGCGGCTGCACTTTGAGCGGCTACTTTTAAAAAGTTGGTTGGAAAACGATCTTTCGATATAGGACTACCTTCCTCTTCATGCAAATCTCTTAGCGGACTTAAGCCCAAGTAGTCACGTCGCATATGATCTATTTGATACTTTAAGGCCAAATATTCCTCATAGTGTCGATTAGCCATATCTACGGAACGCGtttgattttcttttgtttgtttaattacaTTTTCCATGTCATTGATGTCAGCATGTATTTGACGCAATTCTTCAACATGCGACATCTTCTCTTCCAGCAAATGTTCTAATTCTTTGCGATATTCATCCAGGCATTTATCCTCATCATCACTCAACTTTACCTCCTTAATAATGCGTACTTTTAATTTCTCTAATGATACAGTTTTATCGCGTATATCCTTTATAGCCTCCAATTTGGCGTAATAGTGTCGTTCATTGGAGCTTGGCAAATCAGCAGTGGTGGccattttaccgatttttctaTTGTTTGTGTTAACTTTGCTTTGGTCTTTTGTATTATTGGATTTATTCActcttttaattaaattccataaactattaataaaatgaacttTAAATCTTTTCACTATAACAGattattgcatttaaaaaactaatttttatatattttattggcaaagtaatattttttttttctacaattgtCTGGATTCACtgttttttcacaatttcttttcaCTTGACTTTTATTGTGTACATTTGTATATGCTTTCAGTGCAGTATGTTCAATAAATGCTTTGCTAAAGTATTGATTTTAAAATCAGCGTTGCCAGaaagtttaaaacatatgtaAGTGATAATCTAAaggtgatttttattataaaacctgTCGCATGATACAacaattgtagaaggtagaatcactagtgagagttttcaatatttacccctataacgtcaaactttgatttttttcatattttcttttgtttgacgttacaggaatttataattgagaatttattttctactgagtgtaccttGTATTGTAGTGTCATGACCTgtcgtaaattttatttttttaattttcgaataaATGGTGGTCCGGTAGTAAAGATTTCGCTGAAAAGGCATATTATTAGGTGACTGTGTCGCAGCAACAAATACTAAACTTTAGAACCCAAGTTTGTATGCTTTAGTGATTTTATACTAACTAGGAAATGAACATGCTctttttttactgaaatttgctGGACagtaatatttctcaaaaagttGTTATACGGGAATAGTAATATTTCTATTTTGAATAATTCTATatgttattacaaaaaaaaattgttaatactaACATTTATTGTGAATTTAACAAGGTGATAGCAGTggtgaattgaaataaatataatcgaagttacttattttttatatatggagtttgacataaaTTCGTTCGGaagaatattttgtatatttgtagATCCATTATTATATCAGAGTTATCGCTGTTGGAGACGCAATGTTGATACTATGGTACCAGTAAAGTCTAAATGtactaaaaaaagtacaattataGCATGTCTGCCATCCCTAATGCGCTTCATTTGTTTCAAAGAAAATACGAAAAAAGTTGGTTAATTACTTTATAttagttttttatgtttaaaagctTTACACAATTTTCCATTAGAAAAATGAGTAGTGaaagaaaagttaaagaaaCATTGGCCATAAAGTtaagtggaaaaaaaattccaaaaaggaTAGAAACGAAAGTCGAACAGGCGGTAAGTTTTTTAGTTTGTAAACTTGTACGTTTGTaaacttaaaagtaaaatttaaaaataaataaaaaatggaatacatttaatttaaaggaaaataagtcgcaattttttaacgaaattaaaaataaggaaaaacctAATAGAATCCTCCAAAGTAAAGAAAAGGAAGTGCCGGCTAAATTGGAGAAACTTAAAAATAGATCTTCAACTATTAAACCAGAGCTGACAAAGAATGAATATTTTAAAGAGGCTACAGTGAAACGTAGTACTCGAAATCTTAAAATAGAATGTATGGATGCTACAAAATCCTCTTTAGAGGTATTAAAAACAAACCCCCTTAAAGCTCCAAAAATCTCCAATAAAACGAAATCTCCACTTAAAGCAGAGGATGAACCATGTagtagcaaaaaaataaaacaggaaTTGTCAAAGGAAAGATGGGAACCCGCTAATTGGGAAATAATGTTGGAAAATATACGCAAGATGCGATCCAATGACAAAGCCCCAGTCGACACCATGGGATGTCATAAATGTGCAGACGAAAATGCCGATGAAAAAGTATTTACTTCTTTCAttgtatatacacaaatttgtgtaaattattATACCTATGTATAATTATTTCAGACACAACGATTCCATAAACTAGTAGCTCTTATGTTATCCAGTCAAACTAAAGATGAAACCACCTATCATGCCATGTTGCGTTTGAGAGAACACAATCTTACACCCGAAGTTATTTGCAATATGAAAGTAAatgttttggaaaatatattaCATCCCGTATCATTTTACAAGGTATGTTGTCTATGTAAATCAATATGTAGATAAATTAgtcaaatataacaattttattttattagaataaAGCTAAGTATTTACAACAAACCGCCAAAATACTTGTTGATAAATATAATTCCGATATACCAAATAATGTAAAAGAACTGGTGTCCTTACCGGGTGTTGGTCCCAAAATGGCACACATTTGCATGTCAACGGCTTGGCATAAAGTGACTGGCATAGGAGTTGATGTGCATGTTCATCGCATTTCTAATCGTATAGGCTGGCTCCCAAAGTCCACGAAAGAACCTGAGCACACGCGTTTAGCTCTGGAAGCTTGGTTACCTCAGCATTTATGGAGTGAAGTTAATCATTTGTTAGTAGGTTTTGGCCAGACCATATGTACACCAGTTAAACCCAAGTGCAGCGAGTGTTTAAATTGTGATATATGTCCATCGGCTATGAATGTCGTTACAAAAAAGAGGTAACAATGCCTACATGCATATAGTTCAAAGTAAAATTCaacaaatctaaaataaattcgTAAATTATTCGTAAAATGCTAAAAACatgaaaactcaaaaatatttgtgAAGATTGCAATATTAACGTAAGTACACATTCACGTCAATTTGAGATCAGAATTGGCTTTGCTATAAGTTCTATTCACAAAAACGGtaattctgcaaaaaaaaaaaaaataagagtcCGACCGAAACATTGTTTTCAGGCCGAAACCTAACCAAACAATTACGCCTAAATTCGAAACCGAAacgatttgaaattgaaaaagtttGTGATGtaggtattttttattttcgttttgtaaattattaaaactaacaTTTTGATGCTTTTGAATTCTTTTGTATTACATTTCATGCCTAAATTCTGCTTAATTATTTACTATTTGTCACGTGGACCTGATTTTgcgagaaaataatatttatttgattgaaatcgAACATTAACATTGTGGACTCCATTAACTTTGTTATTTCATGATGTACTGAAAAGCTTTTTTGAGGGCGCTGTTTTTACTGGATACATAGacattttactataaaatataagtttttcatattcaaaaattgtttctcttttaaaatttcaccatctttatttttactttaaaaaagtttcaGTTTCGGTACTGGTATTAGCCCgatcagttttaaaaaactcaaataaatttcgaactagattgaattttgaaaaacctTTATGTGAATTTATATGAGGCTTATAAcgtattaatttaaactaattaaatttaaaaaaaacttaaaatttttgctaaaattgcaaaagttcgaataattttggACTTACACTAAAACTATTAAACAGCATTGAAAGCGCCATACAGATACCTTTAACAtgctaccaatatttcatatgcTTAGTTTGGGAAAAATAACCTTAAAAATGTACCTTTTTATCATCAAATCCTGACGTcaggacaaacattttgagaaatggtaACATCGGCACATTTTTTTTCCTCCATACAAACGAAGCCACTTTATTGTAtagtatatgggcaattccacgagaatcgctaacacgactgaaaacacaaaaaccgttgaaactttttttcaagatgatttgaatagaagaaaataataaaatgttactatgtgaaagtatttagatcatatttagatcatattactattatttaaaaaataatagtttaaactgattatatataattttttaatgttttaggtataTTTTAGGCAAAAATttcggcgaaaactaggctcccaattagcttatagtatgaaatgaacttcaatttttcattaactttttttggaatactctctctttcgtgctcaatccgctgttaaagctcgtacaaattggtaggagttaatcggtattgtttcaaccgccaattcatgattcactaaaaattctcaataggattgaactaaagacattgagctgataactgcattaataagaaatttttctaggaacaccattctttacgatttttgacgtgtgcattgggtcactatcctattgaaaaattacttcttctgcaggatttcctcttttatatacaaaaacgtgATGATGAGACTACAAAATCAGTATGGTGAGTCTGCAAAATACGCAGATGGTTTTCTTTTCCCATTATTTCATTGATTCTTTGCATTGGTCCAAGGTGAAACATGgtgtattccaaaaaaagttaatgaaaaatttatagaaaatatgccagtgcgtgtaaaattttatttatgtaataaaggattttgaaaatttttttaaaaaatgcaattcgtCCCTAATGTTATTGTGGGGtacaaaattgagtacatgcgagttattttagttttgtctgtttttttatttagagctggatgttttttgttttgaattgtaattcattttgttacatattaaacataaaataaaagacagaaaaaattgtatattgttttattataagataaaaatctgtcacgtacggtatgtcacgtacgatattaaattttatttattataaaatcatccaaagattgtttttatttaaatatgacggattgtaaaggaaaaatatttcgtttacgcctctcacgattcgaatattttctcatatttctacatgaacctcaaaatgagttccgtttatGTCACGTACAACAACAGTATTTCGaatgaactttttattattttgaaatatagtaccctctgaatggaacataaagaccaaattatttttcagatactcttatttttgcaaaatctattccactctatagcgtacaaatgtcacgtacgatgatatggaattgcccatatgctaGTATTGTGTTCGGTTTTAAAATTCATCGATTTCTTGTAAACTTTGGATGGCAGccattttataacttttgaatttCATGACATTTTTCATGGTTCGTGCTGAAAATGTTAGTCAATTTTAACAAAGCTAACGTGACGCTCTATGAACTGAAAGGTTGCATTTAAAAACCATCATAATTTTCTCGTAATAGATTTTATTAATGacccagaaaaaaatatttgttgtacgCTATCATCTTTATTCTATTAACTGTAATATTAATTGTAAAAATGctggttttaaaaattattagtttattaaaacaaaatccgaatagtattttatttgaaatacaaatattgatgaatatttattattataataaaatggcacttaaaaatataattaatacatgataaatatatgtatgtatgtttttttatacatatgtatatagtaaATGAACATTtctaataactattttttttgttgataaaatacaAACCAATACacatttcttatatattttgCAAACATATCGTGGCAGCTACTACAAAAAGAGCTATGTGTTTTGTTAACAACGTTTAAGTAGAGCTAATAAACagctaataatatatttttaaataatttgtaaaccTATAAATTTACACGAAGAATTGTTGGCGTGTAAAGGGACGATTAATAAGGCTTTTAAATGGTCGAATacgtattttttctttaaaattacttttacataGATCTTTTTGAAGGCGCTGcgataatatgtatttttaaataaaccgaaattattaaatattaactaCACTTTTAAGTATTCACTCTTAtttctatacaatttttaaagacaacaaatagaaaattcctttcaaaatatacataaaatcgatattttattatttcatcaaTATTTGATAATAGTGAAGTgtattttagtaaatatttttatatgataataactttaatgttaaaattggtaaaaatgtAAACCTTTATAAATTTAACAGCATATGAATGACTTTctactttttaagaaatatcatttaaaatacgaaattaactattactatttttaatatattcgaTACGATAACGATAAACTACACTACACATCAATTAAACTGGCCttagtttcaaatattttgattacgttacatttagtttaatttttatattaagaaCAGAGTAAAACAGCAATACTTTTTCTCaaagtagttttatttaaatgttaaatacttTGACACAGAGACAATTTATTTTAgtcaatatttttgtaaaatatttatgatttaaagaatttataactttttttaaatgaaaataatgaacaaaattagttacattttaaatatagaaagaaTTATTAAAGTTGAGTTAAACACAAAttacagaaaatataaatattaataacattccaatttatttttaaatgttaataactacATAATCACTTTCAATCAACACATTTgtttgattcttttaaattgtattttttttttacttaatttcgtTGCATTTCTcgtaaattatattattgttcGCTTTTAAAAGTGTGATATTCGTATATTTCCTCGTCCTTGATTCAGTTTTTTGcgtttttttatggttttagtttTGGGATTTGGATTTTTAAACTATAAATCCGTTATGGGACCAGCTACACTTAATTTAACTGGCGAATATTCTGCCGATGTTGATGTTGCCGTAGTAGAATTATTTGTGCCACTATattgatgtttttgttgttgatgatgattactatactgttgttgttgttgttttgtcaaTTTATGATTATGTTTAGAATTAGCGGTAGCGGTAGATGCAGCACTTGTAGTGGAACgtttagtatttttaattcCCTCACCACCAGCACCACTACCAACACCAgcactactactactactaccaccaacaaatttgttataatttccaCCATCACCATTTGATAATTCttggtgttgttgctgttgcagtCGATTATCAGTGGCCTTGGAGGATGGGGGATGTGATGTATTAACTTGCAGAGTTTTAACCAAATTCTCAAGTCTAAAATTGAGatcaaaacaacacaaaaatacaataataatttttgaatttatgtgAGTTACATAtctatgtaatttttttaatgatattaTTCACAGTTACATTTATAATGGTgtcataaatatgaaaattaattaagtaATTAAACGTTTATAAATTTACAT
The nucleotide sequence above comes from Calliphora vicina chromosome 1, idCalVici1.1, whole genome shotgun sequence. Encoded proteins:
- the LOC135963774 gene encoding zinc finger C4H2 domain-containing protein, coding for MATTADLPSSNERHYYAKLEAIKDIRDKTVSLEKLKVRIIKEVKLSDDEDKCLDEYRKELEHLLEEKMSHVEELRQIHADINDMENVIKQTKENQTRSVDMANRHYEEYLALKYQIDHMRRDYLGLSPLRDLHEEEGSPISKDRFPTNFLKVAAQSAAAAAAASSNQASSLARPHPRHPLMPEATVTALPPSAPNSVGANPGAPPTGGHAFMPPAPPGSGTNASSAVRLGKGDFSAPPPPPPPSSRLQQAPSIGLGHHPTFRSDFNVNLRQQPPPMKSCLSCHQQIHRNAPICPLCKAKSRSRNPKKPKKKNN
- the Nthl1 gene encoding endonuclease III-like protein 1 yields the protein MFKSFTQFSIRKMSSERKVKETLAIKLSGKKIPKRIETKVEQAENKSQFFNEIKNKEKPNRILQSKEKEVPAKLEKLKNRSSTIKPELTKNEYFKEATVKRSTRNLKIECMDATKSSLEVLKTNPLKAPKISNKTKSPLKAEDEPCSSKKIKQELSKERWEPANWEIMLENIRKMRSNDKAPVDTMGCHKCADENADEKTQRFHKLVALMLSSQTKDETTYHAMLRLREHNLTPEVICNMKVNVLENILHPVSFYKNKAKYLQQTAKILVDKYNSDIPNNVKELVSLPGVGPKMAHICMSTAWHKVTGIGVDVHVHRISNRIGWLPKSTKEPEHTRLALEAWLPQHLWSEVNHLLVGFGQTICTPVKPKCSECLNCDICPSAMNVVTKKR